A part of Rattus rattus isolate New Zealand chromosome 6, Rrattus_CSIRO_v1, whole genome shotgun sequence genomic DNA contains:
- the Tas2r38 gene encoding taste receptor type 2 member 38: MLTLTPVLTVSYEAKISFLFLSVVEFAVGIMANAFIVLVNFWDMVKKQPLNNCDIALLCLSITRLFLQGLLLLDAIQLACFQQMKDPLSHNYQAILTLWMIANQVSLWLAACLSLLYCSKIVRFSHTFPLHLASWVSRRFLQMLLVALLFSGVCTALCLWDFFSRSHTVVTSMLHMNNTEFNLQIEKLNFFYSFVFCNVGSVPPSLVFLISSGVLVISLGSHMRTMKSQARGSRDPSLEAHVRAIIFLVSFLCFYVVSFCAALISIPLLVLWHNKGGVMVCIGMMAACPSGHAAILISGNAKLRKVIATTLF, encoded by the coding sequence ATGTTGACCCTGACTCCCGTCTTAACTGTGTCCTATGAAGCCAAGATTTCATTCCTGTTCCTTTCTGTGGTGGAGTTTGCAGTGGGAATCATGGCCAACGCCTTCATTGTCTTGGTAAACTTTTGGGACATGGTAAAAAAGCAGCCATTGAACAACTGTGACATCGCACTGCTTTGTCTCAGCATCACCCGGCTTTTCCTGCAGGGCCTTCTGCTTCTGGATGCTATCCAGCTTGCCTGCTTCCAGCAGATGAAAGACCCACTAAGCCACAACTACCAAGCCATCCTCACTCTCTGGATGATCGCAAACCAAGTGAGCCTCTGGCttgctgcctgcctcagtctcctctaCTGCTCCAAGATTGTCCGTTTCTCTCACACCTTCCCGCTCCACTTAGCAAGCTGGGTCTCCAGAAGATTTCTCCAGATGCTTCTAGTTGCTCTTCTTTTCTCCGGCGTCTGCACTGCCCTCTGTTTGTGGGACTTTTTTAGCAGATCTCACACCGTGGTCACATCCATGTTGCACATGAACAACACAGAGTTCAATCTGCAAATTGAAAAACTCAATTTCTTTTACTCGTTTGTCTTCTGCAATGTGGGCTCTGTGCCCCCTTCTCTAGTTTTCTTGATTTCCTCCGGAGTGCTGGTTATCTCCCTGGGAAGTCACATGAGAACTATGAAGTCCCAAGCCAGAGGCTCTCGTGACCCCAGCCTTGAGGCCCATGTCAGAGCCATCATATTTctggtctcctttctctgtttttatgtggTGTCATTCTGTGCCGCTTTAATATCAATACCCTTACTGGTACTGTGGCACAATAAGGGAGGAGTGATGGTCTGTATAGGGATGATGGCGGCCTGCCCTTCTGGACATGCAGCCATCCTGATATCAGGCAATGCCAAGCTGAGGAAGGTCATAGCGACCACGCTATTCTAG